GTGGCGGCTTTATCCATGTCCCTTATTTACCTGAGCAGGCCACAAGGCATTCTGGGGCACCAAGTATGGCTGTAGAGATGGTGACCGCAGCCTTGAAAATCGCCATTGAGTCAGCATTAAGGAATGAAACAGATATTACTATCTCAGGCGGGGCAACAAACTGAAAAATAGCCACTGAATCCCAGTGGCTATTTAACTTAGAAGGGGAACAGTTGGTAGAAATTCAGCAGCCAGATGACAATAACCGCAAAAATTGCTGCGATAATGTCATCCAGCATAATGCCGATACCACCTTTCACATAGCGATCAAACCAGCGAATCGGCCACGGTTTCCACATATCAAAAATGCGGAATACCACAAAACCAACTAAAATCCATTGCCAGTTGAGTACAGGGATTGCCATTAGTGTGATCCACATTCCAATGAATTCATCCCAGACGACACAACCAGGATCTTCCACATTCATGGCATCGGCAGCTTTCTGGCAAATCACACAGCCAATGACAGTTCCCAATACAATAGTCAACCAAATTCCCCATGTCGGTAACTGCACCAACAGTAACCAGAAAGGGATCGCCGCTACTGAGCCCATTGTGCCCGGTATAATCGGCGATAAGCCACTACCGAATCCCGTAGCCAATAAATGCCACGGATTACTCATTTTTAAGTGGCGTTTTGCATCATCCATGTGTTCCCTCCGTTTGATCGTTTTCTTCCTGATGTGCAGTCGGACAAGGTACTACCGGTTTTTTATCCGTTTTAAAGTGGTCAAAGCCGTTCAGATCCAACTCAATTTCTTTGTTATTGTTAAAATAGCGGATGCCTTCTGATTCTGGCCTGATTTGCCCAATACAGCAGAAACTTGCCCCCGAATGGGCCAATGCCATATTTAACGCGCCACGGTTTAGCTCAGGTACAGTAAAGCACAACTCATAATCTTCCCCACCACTCAGCGCCCACGTCAACGCCTGTTCAGCGGGAACATATTGTTGCATCGCTTCCGAATAAGGCAGCGCATCCAGATTAATACGCGCACCGCATTGGCTGGCTTTCAGAATATGGTTGAGATCAGAAATCAATCCATCGGACAGATCAATCGCGGAAGAAGCCAGATCACGCAGAGCCTGCCCCTGCAAAACGCGTGGTTGCGGACGGAGATGACGTTTAACCAACCAATGGTGGATCGCAGGATCTTCCACGACCAAGTGTTCTTGCAACAAGGCAAGCCCTGCGGCGCTGTCACCTAATGTTCCGGTGACATAAATCCAATCACCGTTCTTTGCACCAGCACGACGCAGCGCCCTGCCAGCCGGCACTAATCCATGCACGGTTAGCGTTAAACTCATGGGACCTTTTGTCGTATCCCCACCAATCAACTGCATACCGTAATAGTTCAATTGTTCAAACAGGCTATCACTAAACCGTTTTAACCAATCCTCATTGACGTCAGGCAACGTTAACGCCAACGATACCCAAGCGGGATCTGCCCCAATGGCAGCTAAGTCACTGATATTGACAGCCAGTGCTTTATACGCCAAATCTTCCGGTGAGATCTCAGGAAGGAAATGGACACCAGCAACCAATGTATCTGTTGTTACCGCTAATTCTTGCTTATCAGCAACGGTCATCAGTGCACAATCATCACCAATCCCTAGGTTTACATCACGTCGGCGGATGAGAGGGCGATTGAAGTAACGTGCAATGAGGT
The sequence above is drawn from the Xenorhabdus ishibashii genome and encodes:
- the pgpA gene encoding phosphatidylglycerophosphatase A, with the protein product MDDAKRHLKMSNPWHLLATGFGSGLSPIIPGTMGSVAAIPFWLLLVQLPTWGIWLTIVLGTVIGCVICQKAADAMNVEDPGCVVWDEFIGMWITLMAIPVLNWQWILVGFVVFRIFDMWKPWPIRWFDRYVKGGIGIMLDDIIAAIFAVIVIWLLNFYQLFPF
- the thiL gene encoding thiamine-phosphate kinase, producing the protein MACGEFDLIARYFNRPLIRRRDVNLGIGDDCALMTVADKQELAVTTDTLVAGVHFLPEISPEDLAYKALAVNISDLAAIGADPAWVSLALTLPDVNEDWLKRFSDSLFEQLNYYGMQLIGGDTTKGPMSLTLTVHGLVPAGRALRRAGAKNGDWIYVTGTLGDSAAGLALLQEHLVVEDPAIHHWLVKRHLRPQPRVLQGQALRDLASSAIDLSDGLISDLNHILKASQCGARINLDALPYSEAMQQYVPAEQALTWALSGGEDYELCFTVPELNRGALNMALAHSGASFCCIGQIRPESEGIRYFNNNKEIELDLNGFDHFKTDKKPVVPCPTAHQEENDQTEGTHG